In Eriocheir sinensis breed Jianghai 21 chromosome 29, ASM2467909v1, whole genome shotgun sequence, a single genomic region encodes these proteins:
- the LOC127004777 gene encoding uncharacterized protein LOC127004777, whose product MKGMNVTEGSDESVCEGLSHFIVFASRNFRSLYLAPTFPFVTTFDSSLLHCFIYLIATLSASFLIRSSLVASLLPYFRILCRFALSFRSSAFCFITTSQSLRAEKLTVAQQAFRAFPPLARLRPQPVARLLPLLPVAPRTLTQFSDYPDESTVFVHLEDPGPALLQPPRSFPRLLVTVKSLPAVILTSTASPTEPSSSRQLYYDFLTVYIEIKLLYITAVSTRGCEVLAGCHTTSTASPTEPSSSRQLYYFTAGYLEVELFKAVHLHYCSFSCKYTYLKTQSSVCDPLWSMWMEYSRTCSDVCL is encoded by the exons ATGAAAGGGATGAATGTGACCGAGGGAAGCGATGAAAGTGTATGTGAAGGCTTAAGTCATTTTATTGTATTTGCAAGTCGTAATTTTCGTTCTTTATATCTTGCACCGACTTTTCCTTTCGTAACTACCTTTGATTCTTCCTTGCTTCACTGTTTCATTTACTTAATTGCTACGCTCTCTGCTAGCTTTCTCATTCGTTCCTCACTCGTTGCTtcactccttccttactttcgtaTATTATGTCGCTTCGCTTTGAGTTTCAGAAGCTCTGCCTTTTGCTTCATTACAACCTCGCAGAGTTTACGTGCGGAGAAGCTGACGGTGGCCCAGCAGGCCTTTCGGGCTTTTCCACCTCTCGCCCGCCTACGACCTCAGCCAGTCGCCCGTCTCCTGCCCTTACTACCGGTGGCTCCTAGAACCTTGACCCAGTTCTCGGACTACCCGGATGAATCTACCGTCTTCGTCCACCTAGAAGACCCTGGGCCAGCTCTCCTGCAACCTCCACGCAGCTTCCCACGTCTACTCGTGACTGTGAAGTCCTTACCGGCTGTCATACTCACTTCCACTGCCTCACCGACGGAGCCGAGTTCCAGCCGGCAACTCTACTACGACTTCCTCACCGTCTACATCGAG ATTAAGCTGCTCTACATAACTGCCGTGTCTACTCGTGGCTGTGAAGTCCTTGCTGGCTGTCATACTACCTCCACTGCCTCACCGACGGAGCCGAGTTCCAGCCGACAACTCTACTACTTCACCGCCGGCTACCTCGAGGTTGAGCTGTTCAAGGCTGTACATCTTCATTACTGTAGCTTCTCTTGCAAGTATACGTATTTGAAAACCCAGTCAAGTGTTTGTGATCCTCTTTGGTCCATGTGGATGGAGTATTCCAGAACTTGTTCAGATGTCTGTCTATGA